AAGGCTACAGAACACATAAAACATCCAAAATTAGGCCCAGTGGAATTTATTGAAAACATAGAGGGATTACGGAACAGTTACAAGTTGAACAGGGTGGAGGTAGAGAGAGTCCTGAGGAGAGTGCTGGGATCAGATTGGGTTTCCGTAAAGGGGGATTGGGACCCTTAGGCCTAGCAGATGGGCAGGGGCGAAGAGATCCATTACCTCCAGATAGCCCAGACTTAGGAAACAGGTTGACTGCATTACTGAATAGATGTCAGCTTAGATGGATTCAAAGGACTGattggcagaaaataaatatgacaGTACAAGAAGACAAGGAGAGTGTCAGTGACTACCTAAATAAACTACGAGAGGTTTTTAAAGTGTTCTCCGGGCTCCCCGAAGCAGAGGATGTGAATAGTGTATATCAGCAACAGCTAAAAATAGCTTTTGTAAATGGATTAAAACAGGATCATAAGGATTACATTGTTAAAAATATGGTTATTTACGGAACTGCATCAGTTCTAGATGTTTTACAATATGCTAAACATTCAGAGAAGTatctgaaaacaatgggaaacaaaTGTGAAAGTAAAGGTTTTTGTGCAAAGTGTTGAAGAAGATGAGGATGTAGAGGAGTACACTGCCGAGGTGGAAACAGAGGAGTCCCATAGAAGGAAGCAGAGGAAGGTATAGCCTCtgtaatagatacatttttacaaacGGAGGTGGTTATGCTGTGTCCTGACAGCCCCTGTAACACCCCTCTTTTCCCTGTTAAGAAGGCTCCGCATTCCACAGGCTGGAGAATGGTACAGGATTTACAAGCTGTTAACCAGGCAGTTATACCAAGAGTTCCTGTGGTACCAGATCCACACACACTATTGAATGATTTGGATTCAGGGAATGAATTCTTCTCTGTGATTGATATCAGTAATGTTTAGCTTTCCAGTGCACCCCGACCATCAATTTTGGTTTGCCTTCACTTACCGGGGGAAAAGGTATACCTACCAGGTTGCCCCAGAGCTATTGAGAGTCCCCCACCATCTTTTCACAGGCAATGTCCACAAACTTGGCTCAATTTGTGCCCCTAGGGGGAAGCCAGCTCCTCCTCTATGAAGACACAGTCTAGTGGCGTCTCCCTCAGAGGAGGTTTGTAGGACTGACACAATGGCTCTGTTGTATTTTCTCCATGATCAAGGGCATAAGGTAAATAACACTAAAACTCTAGTTGTGGCAACAGCAGGTCAAATACTTAGGGTATAATATCTCAAAAGAAGGTCGGCACCTGGATGAAGCGAGAATTAGAATCCTCCTACAGGTGtcgagaccaaaaaaacaaaatgatgtaTTTTTTGGGCATGAGGAATTTTTGTAGGGTTTGGATCCCCGGGTATTCAATATTGACCGCCCCGTTGGTCCATGCCTTACATGGTAACCCCATGGCCCCACAGGATGCTTTTAAATGGAGTGAGGAAACAGAGATGGCTTTTACTGACCTAAAACAAGTCCTTTCTAGTTCATCAGTGCTAGCCTTAATGGAATATGATAAACCTTTTTCAAACAAACAGTAGATTTAAgggaaggtcacatgacatcagtacTTACACAGTCACATGGTGAGCGCCAGAGGTCAATTGCTTACTATTCTACAAAACTAGACAGTGTAACTAGAGCACTTCCACCCTGTGTACAGGCAGTGGTAGCTGCAGCCGAAGCAGTTAAGGCCTCAGCATCTATAGTGCTATATCACCTGCTGACACTCATAGTACCTCATGCAGTATCTGTTATTCTTTTACAACAAAATATATCACATTTGAGGCCAGCACGACACCTTTCCTGTATGACGATACTCTTGACACAGCTTCACTTAATACAGAGGTGTACTACATTAAACCCATCCACACTACTACCACCACTCCCTACTGAAAACATTATTCAGCACAAGTAGCAGAACTTGTAGCACTGACAAGAGCATGCAtaattacaaaaggaaaatctgtAACCATATACACAGATAGTCAATATGTATTTTCAACTGTACATGTTTTTGCACAACAATGGAAAAACAGGGGGATGGTGACCTCTAGTGGTAAGCCAATTTCACACACGGACTTCATTCTAGAACTTCTAGATGCAATACAGTTACCAAAAGAGCTTGCGATATGCAAATGTCAAGCACACACAAAACATACAGACCCCATCTCGGAGGGAAATAAAAGAGCAGATGAAGCGGCTAAAATAGCGGCACAAGAAACACATCAAATAATGACAGAACTGGAAATCATAGAAATAGATCATACAGTCCTTACTGATATGCAGCAGAATGCTCCCCCCGGGGAGAAACAATATTGGAAAACAAAAGGTTGCACATTGATAGAGAACATTTACACATCACCTGAAGGAAAACCAGTATTGCCAAAATCCCTATTTAGGTATGCAGCAGTGTTGACACATGGAGTAACTCATGTGTCAAACAGGGGGATGACTGAAATgttaaataaggtatgtacggcctATGGCTTTACAAACTATTCAAAAACTTTTTGTTCTCAATGCATTATATGTGCAAAACACAATGCTCAGGGAGGTATAAGACCACGAAAAGGAAAGTTCCCCACACCGCAAtatccattccaacacatttgtatggattttattgaattggacaaatgtgaaaggaaaaaatattgtctgGTAATAATAGATGCTTTGACCAAATGGGTGGAGGTATTCCCGACAGGAAGTGCGGACGCACAGACTGTAGCCAAAGCATTACTAAGAGATATAATTCCTAGGTTTGGAATCCCTGAAAAGATCTACAGCGATAATGGATCCCATTTTGTAAATAAAACTAtacaacatttgacagaagtgatGGGTATCCAAGTAAAAAACCATTGCGCCTACCACCCCCAATCAGCTGGATTGGTGGAGAGACACAATGGAATCCTGAAAAATAAACTGAGAAAAGCTATGGAAGAAACAGGTAAAAATTGGATGTACTGCCTACCATTAGCTGTGACTAGCATGCATATTACACCCACACAGGAAGGTTTGAGTCCATTTGAAATGATACATGGGAGGCCATATAGAATACCCTTACTACTAAATGAAACACCAGTTGAAGAATCTGAACGTACCTTAGCAGAATATATGTCTAACTTGTTGAAACAGAAACAAATTAATGAGATCTGTTCTATTCCAGAAGGTCCAATCCAAGGAGAAGAGAAAATCCATATCGGAGACTGGGtcctaataaaagtaataaaaaggaaACATTGGCACTTGCCTAAGTGGGAGGGGCCATATCAGGTTCTTCTTACCACTCCCACTGCAATAAGGATTGCAGAGAGGTCTACCTGGACTCACCAGTCCCATTGCAAAAAGGTTTTACAGGCAGAGCAGGGTCAGTTGGCGGCAGAGCTCTGGTAAAGTCCGGCTACAAAGGGAGGTTCTGCACAAGGTGGGGCTTATCTCAAACCGGTGAAGAACTCCATTACCTTACCCCCAGGGCTCTGTAGCTGGTTAGGATGGAAGGGACAGTAATTATCTTGGGTCTACTGGTGACTCTAGGTGAGACGTCTATACGTGGAggcagaaaatggaaagagaaggaACCACTAGAATGGGCAAGTACGGGGAAGGCCTTGAACTTAACCTCCATAGAAGAAGTAACTAGTACCATTTTAGTTGATTTTTGCCAAATGGTGGACTGTGGGGACTTAACTGAAGCAAGAAGGCTCCAATGGGCAGATAAATATGTTTGTTATATTCCAAGTGGAACTGACTGTTCAGTATGGAACCAGGTCCTGTGGACCACAGCACACCAAGATTGGGGGTAcaacattctaggcataaatggTTTAAAAGAAAGACTCACCATAACAAAGGCAGCCAATTCTCCCTGTACCCATGGCAGAGATTGCAATCAATTGCTGATAACATTAAAAGAACCTCAAAAAAGGATCAACGGTTATATTCTATGGGAGCATGGGTGATCAGATCCTTTAGGTACATTTTTCCTCGAGGTATTACCACCCAATAAAACCAAACAGGAAAAGGTAGAcacagaagagaaagaagaaggccaTAGTAAGATAGAAGTTCTGAGTAACACTGTAAGATTTACTAACCTAACAGTAGAAGATGCCATAGCTTTGGAGACGGGTTACCAAGAAAAAAATGAGTGGTTAGAATGGTTAAGGTACACGGTTAAAACTCTAAAAAAGGAAAACTGTTTAGTTTGTGCTGGAGCTAGACCACATTTAGCGACGGTCCCTTTTCCTCTAGATTACAATACAGATCCAGAAGGTTTAAAATGTATGCTGCGTTTATATAATAAGAGTTATAAACCAGAAATAAATTCTACCTGTCACACATTGAGTTTGTTGTTTCCCCCAGTGCAGAGACCTCAGATACCTCCAGCGGTTGCTACGTATCCGGGCAATTTTACTTGTTTTGCACTCCCGGGGAACAGTAGCGCAATGGATCTTGGGTCACTACCTGATGACTGCTGTGCGGAGAGGATTAACAAGGAACATGGTGACTGGGTGGAACATGACATTCAGAGAGCTGATGTCTGGTGGATGTGTGGGGATAAGAAACTGCGAGCTAGGGTCCCGGCCAATGCCCGAGGGGATTGTGCTATGGTCCAGCTAGTTATGCCCCTGAGAATCCTGTCAGAACACCCGTGGACTAAGAGTCACCAACGGTATCAAAGGGACACCTCTCTCAAAGGGTCATTTGACTCCCATATCTACATAGATGAGATTGGAGTTCCTCGAGGGGTGCCGAATGAGTTTAAGGCCAGGAATCAGGTAACGGCAGGGTTTGAGTCTCTTTTCTGGTGGGtaactataaataaaaatgttgactgGATTAACTATATATACTACAACCAACAACGATTTGTAAACTATACCAGGGATGCTGTAAAAGGTCTAGCAGAACAGCTGGGCCCCACCTCTCTAATGGCATGGCAGAACCAAATGGCTTTAGATATGATCTTAGCTGAAAGAGGAGGGGTATGCAAAATGTTTGGTAGCATGTGTTGTACCTTTATCCCTAATAATACAGCTCCTGGAGGGACTGTGaccaaagccctggaaggactaaCTGCTCTATCGAATGAATTAGCAGAGAATTCAGGTATTAATGATCCATTCACAAACTGGCTTGAAGGATGGTTTGGTAAATGGACTGGACTTATCGCATCATGTTTGATCTCAATTGCTGTGGCTTTGGCCGTTCTGGTCACTTGCGGATGTTGCTGCATTCCCTGTGTTCGAGGActttcacaaaaagtgatcgaaaCTGCAATCTCAAGAACAATGTATCAAGCACTTCCTACCTCCGAGGAGACATGTGTGGACGTTGAAGTTCAACTTAATGACATATAGCCCGAAAGTGCATAAAACACAGGGACTATCATCGAAATGTGTTGAGATAAAATAGCCACACAAGAGGAGGGaatgttggaaaagttttctatgtgcattgtgtgactatttataaaaatgtaaaatggagtccagtttctgtaatggcttctaaggacacgttgctttagttctattgtttgttttacttccttaaatcaaACTTTGCTAAGAGTTGTAAAGagacactgtgattggcaataaagctgtttgcgtcatgagccaccggTGGTCTTTAAGCCAATAGTACACTTTCTGTTGACCATATAAGAAGGTCATACACCTCGTGTCTGTATGGGACTTTTGCTTTTTCACGTAGCATGTAGACTTCCATCCAGTTATACCGGTGTAACTGAAATAAAGCTATCTTGCTTCTGaaacacttgaagtttgactgatcacaggggaagaattatcctatcaGTGGCTCAGGACATTGATAGGCTAGATTCCAATCATGCCCATGCCAGAAGTTTGAGTGTAAAAATTACACTACTAGTAAATGTCTCCATTGGCTGCCTGTTAAAAACTGTTCCCTAGAATTCTTATTTATCACCAATCGGTTCCTTCAAAGAATCTCACAGTAATTATCGAGAAATAACCTCAtcagtgtaaacaaaaaaaaactacaaggCTTTAAGAGTTCTTGAGATGCAGGAAAATTCAAACATTCAGCACCCAGTATGGTTTTTATGCTTtccttgcacctgtcagcaaaaAAACGAGGCCTGATACTTCTTCACCAAGATATTTACATCTCTGCTCAGCCACTAGGTGCTGTGCATATAGCAAGTATATGATCTGCAGAACTAAAGAATGTTCATAGCCTAGGAGCCCTGTGGTTGACTTAGGCTATATTCACACGGGCGATTTAGGCCAATGCGATTTCTGCTGAGGCTAGGCGCTGTGAGCTGATAGATGCAGCCACCAGCCCCATTCATTAACGACAAGCTGGCTGCAGCTGCACCCATTCGCAGGTAATGAATGGCTGTGGCGGACAGCCGCGAATAGCTGTGGATGCTGCCGACTTGTCATTATAGTGAACGGCGGCAGCACCTATCAGCTTACAGCCGCTGCTGAAATCATGAAGATTTCTGCTGCTGTAAATTGTACCAGCCTAAATCgccagtgtgaatgtagccttatgaAGGGAGTAGAGAGCATGTTTCATTTGCAAAATGAAGGTTCACtttgtgaatgaggtgaagccgTGTTCAATTTGAAtactcaatcatgtgcaagggaaaACTTTTTACTCACACATGACTGGGTGAATAAAATTGGCATAATTTAACCTATGCTCTTCTGCAAATTGAACATGCTCTACTGCTTTAGTAAATGCGAGTGAGATGCTGGAATTCACATAACTaattaaacagctaatttgcccACTCTTTCCTCCTAGCTCCACCTTTCATAGGACACCATACTACAGCCTCTATGAATGAAAAACGATCTATGCATGGAGGATAGGTGAATGACTGAAAGGTCTGCCTCTCCATGCCATAGATCATGTTTCATTCATTGAAGATGTAGTACAGGTTTCTTTCTATGAATGGCGATTCTGGGCGAAGAGAACAGGCATAGTCGGGCACTGCTCCCTTAGTTCTATTGCCCCGGTAGCGCCACAAGATTACAGTAACAGGGGTTGGGGGCATAGATGGAGGTGGATTTCAGCTAAGAGAAGAGACCTAAGCACAAGGGACATATCTTACTGAATGTAAGTAATGTCCCtggttctgattgttttttttcattattgcacTTGGGCTTTAGGGTCAGTGGCAGTGACTTAAAATAGACCAAGGCCACAAGGTGACAAACATTGCAATCTCATactgtattttttacaaatatcaaGCTTTAACTCCTGGGGTGAGCTGTATGTTCCGGTTATTgtgcattttacatttttggatgttCTGTTCGCCACCTTCCTTTTTTACCTTGCAATTCTGTTTTTAAAATGGATATGTGTAAGTACAATATGTTATATTAAATGCAACCCttaaaaggttttacactatccagcattttatgttttatttggatCTGACTACACGATCGTCGTTTGGGTGGAGTCCCCTGGATGCTCTGGAGCTGTTCCCTATGTGGTTTCTTTGTACATCCCCTGCTGATGACGCCTATCGGGACAAAATTATCAAGCCTGTTTGACCCTATCGTAATAAACGGTCCAGGCTTCTAGTAAGAGTCCAACCTATCGTGGTGGTGGCGTGTTCACTTGGTGAAGGGATTTGATAACCTTATCCACAGGACtgtttatctataaaaaaaatctgtaattttAATATCAATCACTGTAGAGCAACAcacatttattttgtttcttgttttttttgtaatatctcaCATTTGTGGCGGTGCTGCTTTTTTTCCACGCTGAATTATCTTTTCATATGCCCAGTATTATTTCTGTATTTACTTATATAGCGCAGTCAATTTAAGCAGAGCTTTAGTGTGGGAGAaatccatgcaggcacagggagaacatgcaaactccaggcaggtagtgccatggttgggattcaaacagaggaccccagtgctgctaggtggaagtgcCACTTGGCTATATAAAATGTTGGGTGACATGAAGTCCCTGTGATGCAAAGCCCCATCCTTTTAACACGTATACTCTCCCCTTTACTTTGCGGTGGCATGTCTGTGGTGGACAACTGCATGACCAGCAgctgagaaactaaaaatatgaaCATAACAGTTTATACATGTGTCATTGCAATAGATAGGAAGACAAGCAATGGATCATACACATAAGTTCCTAACaggttgccattttttttctcttcagtttTAATAGTGTCCCTTTCACATGAAATAATCTTACATTCACCTGTCACATACAGTATCCATACTAATAATAAAAGGCATACTAGTTGGATATTTATGAGGTACATAAATGAAGAAAACAACATCAAATTTGTTTCCGCAATAACTTTATTTAGTTTCTATATTATGCAGCCCCAAACAATGCTGCCTCACAGCTGCCTCCACAAATCCAATGTTCAATTACAGAAATCAACAATGGAAtcacaacaataaaaaataagagttCTGGAATGTCTGTACAGTTTGGATCTTTATAatgccatattttttatttttttaaggatatTTGTTGGGAAGCAAATCACCCGTGTGGGAAGACTGTaagcaaaagaaaaaactttACAGACTCAGGTTCTAATTTAGGAATATTAAACCTATTTTATAAAGCATTGCTTTGGAAATACTGCTGCATGGTCCTTGTGTCAGTCAATTGCTGTTTTTGTCTGAGCTTTTCCACAAGAATGTATTGCAGCCGAACAGAATCCCTTCAGTAATCAGCTAGTACACATGTAGAAAGTCCAGTTTGACATATTTCTGGTACAGGCCACtttaaaagtacagtaaaaccttggtttgagagcgttttgcaagacaagcaaaatgttttaatacatgttGGCTTGATAAACAAGTAATGTCTTCATTTacaaagtagcgtcatgtcacaaccgagtataaaagaagagaggagcctctaggtgtagcaatattgttacagctattgaaggtacaacatttagcaactcgcatTAATAATTAAaccaggcacatctaagtatgcaggcatccggggtaaagctgtacaCAGTCCTCTGCACCGCCATCGATGACATCCCTTCTACGCTGCTCTCCACGAGtgcttcaagcctcactttcagatcgctctactgcagggtagtcttcccagtcatACAGATTACAGAGCGGAGGAAGGTCTATGTGGACATTTTTACCCCAGATgcttgcatacttagatgtgcctcttttaatcaaccatgtgagttgctaaatattGCACctccattaaatgtaaccatattgctacacttagaagtgcctctcttctctttttaatCCTCtagtggaggctgccatttgtgaatgggcattttatggttacacaaccacacaatcacattgctataatctttttatatggactattaactgaaggatttatgaataaatggttgtggagtgaatcatctgagttttcattatttcttatggggaaattcgctttgatatacaagtgctttggattacaagcatgtttctggaactaattatgctcacagtccaaggtattactgtatgaCCATCAGTGAACCAAATAATTAAACTCAGTTACTAAATAATCAAGAGGTAAAGAATATACAATTAGAATGCACAAAACAAAATCTAATAATTAAAAAGATTAAGAGGTATGGATACATTAATTCCATGGGAGTTTGTGTTTGAAAGGAATGTAAAGGTTAGGTTTACACTAGTGGTAGtgcttgctgcccccctgaaaagtgAACTGTATTAAATCACTTTCTGGACGCCTTGGACGGGCAGTTTTTTCAACTTGTaagatttttcagcatgaaagaaaacgtagtttttcagcttgtctaaaaaacaaaattttcccaacttcatcattaaaacgatgttgcctacacaccatcgttttaaaaaaatcatctagcaaagcgcggtgacgtacaacacgtacgatgccactttaaaggagaagttccattcgcctttgggctgctttagccgattccgtgttaggaaaagacgattcgcgcttttttgtctgttacagcgtgacgaatgtgcttactccattatgaacggtagttttaccagaacgagcgctcccgtctcataacttgcttctgagcatgcgcaggttaaaaaaatgcagcatgttcaaaaaaatttttgtcgtttttcagaacctgaaaaattatgtgaagcccacacaccatcattttaaatgacgtttttgaaaaacaacgttttttttcatgctgaaaaatgatcgtgtgtacgcggcataaatgccTCCCCACTGCACAACAATTGTGCGCATTACAGGGCAGTTGCGATGCAGCCCTAATCAACTGATATTGGCATTTGGCAGCAGTATTTTTTTGCTGCGACAACACAAAGGGGAGCGAGCGCAAATCCGCTCTAGTGTAATAAAGTCTATTTGGAGCAACAATAATAAAACCTTTATTCAAAACACTAacattttgcaggtaaaaattAGCATGTCAAAGCCTTTGAAGACCCTCCTGGGTTATTGCTGTAAGATCCAGATATGGGACACCTCTAGGAGGCCCGCTGTAAGCCTGAGTCTATACCAGGGCGGCTGTAGCTAAGCACCAGGGGGCATGCACACTTGCATGGGCATGCCGGTGCTCTGCTACAGTGGCCCTGGTATAGTCTCAGGCTGTCAGCGGGCTACCTAAAGGTGTCCCATATCTGGATCTTACAGCAATCATCCAGGAGGGcctttaaaggttaatttttacctgcaaaatgtTAGTGTATTGGATGAAGGTTTTAATTTTGTTGCTCCAAATAGACTGTATTACACCAGGGTGGATGTGTGCTCTCTCTCCTTTGTGTTGTTTTAGGTATTCTTCCACCACCCAGTGGATTTAACAGAGATATTGATCCAGACGTCactcgcgtcactcgtagccgaaagaagccgaacgtcggtgcggctctatactgcgcaccgacgttcggcttctttcggaaaatcgtgacgcgatggatgcgaccgtcggaagcctctcggaagactgtcaatcaagaaggaacgcccagtcccgcagcccataccaggaagcggcggagaagatgcatctcgtaaacgggtaagtacggatcatattttaaaacaaatagccgattcctagACAAAActagcatgaagctaaggggaaaatgtgtaagctatgggtgaacctccgtttaaaggcctcatgcacactagacGTTTATTTTAGCTGCTCCTAGAGAAgttggtgattttttttcctgtctctaaacacccctgcatgttagcctatgCTGTCCATGCACATAGACATCTAAAGGAGTTTGAAGGAAGTTGTGTTTAGAGGCAAAAAAAGAGCCCACAAACTCTAAGCTTGTTTTTCTGCTAAAACtctgctgccaggaggaaaggcgTCTAGAAGAGTTggtaaaacatccagtgtgcatgaggcctaaagggaAGGGTGGGTGTAAAACCACAAGTGTAAACCTAAACGTGCAGTGTAAAATTGTGGGACCAGTTTGGAATATAGCCAATTATGTCCTCCAATACATTTATGTTTAAAGTACAACCCAGTTTTAGAACTTCTGTCAGGGTTTTATCAGCGCCTGCATCTTCCTCACACTTCCTTTCCCTTTGACAGGACACAAGCAAAATCTAAGCGCGACAAGTTGTCCCAGTGTGAACTGACACAGAGTAATGGAGTACACTGACTAAACGGCTGACCAGCTGCTGATTACTTGATTAATGGAAGCACGGATCCAGACTAAACACAGAAGCCTGCAGGGCTGGTGTGGGATGGGGTGGTGTGGGGAGGCGAGGTGACGACTGAGGGAAGAGGCGCAGAAAGGAGAGATGGCAAAGGTTGGAGGCAGCACAACTTTACACAATTCATGGCAAACCTTTTCAATTGGCAACCGTGATCCTCAGCCCCTAATTGTATATGTGCACAGTCCACATGTGGCAGGAAAAGTACTGTAATCTGTCACTCTTGATCTATGTGTGCTCATGTGGCAGGATTTATTTAAGCGATCCTTTAGGTTTATGTAAGCGAGACTCTTAAGCTGGCCACAGATAGAAATTTGGGGAATTCTTAGgaaatttgtatgaaaattctcagaACATTTGTTTGCTGATCTAAAGATGGTATTTGCCTTTAAGATTATATTTCAGAGTGAATGGGCTTTATCGCACAAAAACTACATATACGCCGTTAGaaacttgcattttttttcccttccttacTATCACTGCGGTCAAAAACAACATTGATTTGaaccactaatgattagaaagaCAAACAAACTTTCTTAGAACCTTCTTTTCCTAAGAATTTTTTATCAAAATTCTACCCATTTATGGCCAGATTTATTCACAGTACAGTAAAGCACTGCAGACTGTGTACAGTGTACACCGTACGTAGGGTTAGACTATTTAACCATGCTCCTTCAAGCCACAACCAATATTCACCCCATCTTCTCTATCTCTTTCCCAGGATGACCCTCAATTTCCAGTTCAAAGTTGAAAGGAAACACAATACCGGGGAGACAGTGAATGAATCCCATATAACCAATGCTGGGCTTCTGGTGGGATTCTGTACAAAGGGGTTGCCTCATGGTAAAAGCTGGTCTCAATTTATGTATTGCTATATATGGCCCATAGTTGAAAACTCAGATAGAGTAAGGGACCACATTTATTAGAGGTGCTTTGACACATCAGAGTGGCttcacatgtatttgcaaatatatgcaacAAAAACCTCTGTTTTTAGCCTGAGatgttacatttaaaaaaaagtttagtaaGGTTTTTTTGTTGAGCTACTGACTAGCTAGTGAGTGTGTGCTGGAAAATGTCTGTAC
The sequence above is drawn from the Rana temporaria chromosome 4, aRanTem1.1, whole genome shotgun sequence genome and encodes:
- the LOC120935761 gene encoding uncharacterized protein LOC120935761; translation: MHITPTQEGLSPFEMIHGRPYRIPLLLNETPVEESERTLAEYMSNLLKQKQINEICSIPEGPIQGEEKIHIGDWVLIKEKVDTEEKEEGHSKIEVLSNTVRFTNLTVEDAIALETGYQEKNEWLEWLRYTVKTLKKENCLVCAGARPHLATVPFPLDYNTDPEGLKCMLRLYNKSYKPEINSTCHTLSLLFPPVQRPQIPPAVATYPGNFTCFALPGNSSAMDLGSLPDDCCAERINKEHGDWVEHDIQRADVWWMCGDKKLRARVPANARGDCAMVQLVMPLRILSEHPWTKSHQRYQRDTSLKGSFDSHIYIDEIGVPRGVPNEFKARNQVTAGFESLFWWVTINKNVDWINYIYYNQQRFVNYTRDAVKGLAEQLGPTSLMAWQNQMALDMILAERGGVCKMFGSMCCTFIPNNTAPGGTVTKALEGLTALSNELAENSGINDPFTNWLEGWFGKWTGLIASCLISIAVALAVLVTCGCCCIPCVRGLSQKVIETAISRTMYQALPTSEETCVDVEVQLNDI